From a region of the Acinetobacter larvae genome:
- a CDS encoding undecaprenyl-diphosphatase, with protein MSLEHLNITLFQYINAPISASNFDIHLAIFLAKDTLYLLAIFLLAYWAFGQYTQKSLALKAMINCAIALLVGYLISLVYPHPRPFVLGVGQNLIEHAATYSFPSNHMLIFSSVLFSFLLAKKYAIAIILGATTFLMAWSRIYVGVHFPFDMFGALMVTACCSYVVHYVWPYCQGPIMHYSLYIYHLIFRPFIHRGWLSK; from the coding sequence ATGTCGCTCGAACACCTCAATATCACACTTTTTCAATATATCAATGCACCGATTAGCGCTTCAAATTTTGATATTCATTTAGCCATTTTTCTGGCAAAAGATACGCTTTATTTGCTGGCGATTTTTTTATTGGCTTATTGGGCATTTGGACAATATACGCAGAAATCTTTAGCACTAAAAGCCATGATCAATTGTGCTATTGCCCTCTTGGTAGGTTATTTGATTTCTTTAGTTTATCCACATCCTAGACCTTTTGTTTTAGGTGTTGGGCAAAACCTCATCGAACACGCGGCAACCTATTCTTTTCCAAGCAACCATATGTTGATATTTAGTTCGGTATTATTTAGTTTTTTATTGGCAAAAAAATATGCCATTGCCATTATACTTGGTGCAACGACTTTTCTAATGGCGTGGTCACGTATTTATGTTGGCGTACACTTTCCATTTGATATGTTCGGTGCACTAATGGTCACTGCATGCTGTAGTTATGTGGTGCATTATGTTTGGCCATATTGCCAAGGACCAATCATGCATTATAGCCTTTATATCTACCACCTTATTTTTCGCCCATTTATTCATCGGGGCTGGCTATCTAAATAA